The genomic interval TGCGGGCGTAGCCGTACTCGCCGTCGACGTCGGGTGAGCGGCCGTGGCCCGGGCGCTCGTACGCGAAGACCTCGTGGTCGCGGGCGAGGGCGTCGAACTGCGCCTGCAGGGACTCGAGCGAGCAGAAGCCTCCGTGCAGGAGCAGGACGGGCTCACCCGAGCCCGCGCTCTCGGAATGCATCCGGGCGCCGGCGATTTGCAGGGTGGTCATGCGGGGAAGCCTCCTTCGGCCGGCTCAGGGTCCTGGCTCATGGGGGACTGTAGCGCGGAGGGCGGCGACGATTCCCGACGCCGGTGCACACCCCCTATCGCGACCATCGTTGCCACCAGCGCCGACGCGAACGGCGCTCGGCTCGACGCCGGACGCGGTCCAGATAGGCATCGTGGGCGGGGTCGAAGATCGACGCGGGCAGCGTCAACGGAGCGCGGGTCAGCTCGCGGCCCGTGAGGTCGTCCCGCAGCGCGCCCGGCACCTCACGCATGCCGCGGCCTGCCCCGGCGGCACGGCAGATCCGGCCGCCCTGCGCGGTGAGCCGCAGCGACCATCCCTCGTCCAGCTGTGCCAGCCCGGAGCCGACGAGCACGGATGCGGCGTTCTCCACCCGCTCCCGCTAGGGCACGTCGACCTGGAGCATGTCCCAGCCCGACAGCACGTGGCCCACCGCGACCGGACGCTTGTCGTTCAACAGGGCCATCAGGGTGCAGGCGTCGTCGAGGTCCACCGGGGAAGTATGCCCCGCGGCAGGAGTGTGTGGCGAGAGGGCCCGATCTACTGTGTGGGCGTGCGCTCCGATGCCCTGTCCGAGGTGTTCCCGCCGTTCGGCCTCATGCTCCACCTGGGGGAGCTGACGATGCGCCCGCTGTCGGTCGGCGGCTCCAGCAGGGCGTCGGTCGGGGCGACGCGGCGGTGTGCTCCGTCAGCAGTGGCCTTCGTCGACGGCGAATGGGACCAGCCGCGCGCCGTCGGCCCGTGACCTGGAGTTCTCCGCTGTCGGTCTCTCCGTGCAGCTCCGGCGCGGTGCCCGGTGCCGCCGGCATCCGGAAGGGGGATCGCTGCTCCGAGCCGTGGCGCCGCAAGCCGTTACGCTGACCGCCATGGAGGCTCCGCGCCGAGTCGGCGCCGCGCGTGATGCCGGGTCGCTCGAGGGGGCGTCGCCGGCGCTCGCGGTGGCATTGATCATCCGATTCCTGGTCGAGCTCGCGCTGCTCGCCGGGGCCGGCATCGTCGCAGCACACGCGGCCGACGGTGCCTGGCGCTGGGTCGCCGTGGGGGCGTCGGTCATCGTGGTCGCGGTCCTGTGGGGGCTCTTCCTCTCGCCCAAGGCGGCGATCCCGGTCCCCGCCGTCGTGGCCCTCGCGATGGAGGCGGTGCTGTTTCTCGGAGTCGGCGCCGCGCTGTTTCTGCTCGGGTGGGGTGCTCCTGCTGTGCTCGGCGTCGTGATCTGGGCCGTCGATCGTGCTGCCGTCGCCGTGCTCCGGCGTTGACGTGGCTGCCGACGTGCGCCGCGATCGGCGTGGGGTCCGACCGCGGGCGCCCTGACCTAGTTCCCGGCCTCGTCCAGGCGCCTCAGCACGGTCAGGTACTGGGCGGAGTCGTCCCGATGTTCCGCCTCGGCGCCCGGGGCGGGCGTCGGCGAGCCACCGACGGGCGCCCCGCCGTCATCTGCGGGGGTGTGGGGCCCGTGGTCCTCGTGGGTGTTCATCCGTGGTCCTCTCAGAGGAAGTGGTCAGAGCAGGTGTACGACGTAAGCCTGACACGTGGGGCCGACACACGGGCGCCGATCCGGGTACGGGATCCACGGTGAGGGCGCGACGACGTCATTCCTGCTGGACCACGGACTCGCGCACGCGGACCGCACTGGCATCTGCACTGGTGCCTGGATCGGATGGAGCCGGGGGAGCCGATGGACGTGGGCTCGGCCCGCGTCGTTCGTGGCACGTCTGAAGGGGAGAGGGCCGAGCGTGGTCCGATGCAGGACGCGGCTTGGGTCGTGGGCCGCGGACTCCTCGGCGGGATCTCTGCACGAAACAGACCGGCCCCAGCATCTCGATGCTGGGGCCGGTCTTCGGGGTGCCTGAGTAGTACGTTCGGCAACTCCGCCCCCAAGACAAAAACCCTGGTCAACCGCCTAGAGCGTGGGGTCTACGAGGTCTCTCGACGTCCCCAGGATACCGCTCCGAAGGATGATCGTGGCCCTGTTGCGAGCACTGTCGAGACGGCTCAAACTTTTCTGACCGACTCCGAGGTGGACGCCCTCGTCGGCGACTACGTGGCCGGGATGAGCGTCAAGGCGCTCGCTGAGAGGTACGGCATTCACCGCGCCACCGTGTTCTCCCATCTGCGTCGCCGCAACGTGCCGAGCCGCCGACCAAGGCTGGGGATCGACGAGAAGGCCGAGGCCGTGCGGCTCACCCGAGCGGGCGTCTCGATGCGGGCCATCGGTCGCCGGATGGGCGTGGACCGTAAGGCCGTGCGGGCTGCACTGGTCGAGGCTGGACTCATCGTGGACGAGGCGAGCGATGACTCGTAGCTGCGGTTCCGACTTGCTGATCCGTCGGTAGCTCTCGGCGCACCTCGTCGGTAACGAGCGCCGAGAGGAACCGATGATGACCAGCTTGAGTGAGGTCGCGAATGACGAGCACACCGCGAGGATGGTGCTGTCCATGCTCATCGAACCCAATGACCCGGTGACAGGACGCATCTTGTCCAGGCTCGGAGCAGTCGAGACGCATTGGCTCGCTGAGCGCGACGACGCGGTGGTGGGGCTGAGCCCTGTGGACGCGCAGGTCTGGAAAGCGGATCAGGCTCCGTTCGTCAGGCGAATCACTTGCGAAACGCCTACGTGGGGTCCAGTCTGGTACCAGAACGACGCAGCTCTACCGGAAAGATCCCCCTGAAGCAGCCTGCTTCCTGAATCTGGGCACTCAGCCCTGCGCCTGCGCCGATCCTGGCGCGCTCTTTGACGACCCCTGAAACGTGTCTCACGCTACAAGAAAGGAACAATCATCATGGCCAAGGCAGTAGGAATCGATCTGGGAACCACGAACTCCGTTATCGCCGTCTGGGAGGCCGGCGAGGGGAAGGTCATCCCGAACGCGGAGGGAGCCCGCACTACCCCGTCGGTGGTCGCTTTCACCGAGGACGGTGAACGGCTAGTGGGGCAGCTTGCCCGCCGGCAGAGCATCCTCAACCCGAAGGGCACCATCTCGTCCGCCAAGCGTTTCATCGGCCGGTCCTTCGACGAGATCAAGGAGGAAGCCAACGCCGTCGGCTTCGACGTCGTGGAAGGCCCCAACGGCGAAGCACGGTTCAACATCCGCGGCAAGCAGTACGCGCCGGAGGAGATCAGCGCCCAGGTGCTGCGCAAGCTCGTCGACGACGCCAGCAAGTTCCTCGGTGAGAAGGTGACCGAGGCCGTCATCACCGTTCCCGCCTACTTCAACGACGCCCAACGCACCGCGACCAAGGACGCCGGACGCATCGCCGGGCTCGAGGTGCTGCGCATCATCAACGAGCCCACCGCCGCCGCACTGGCGTACGGAATGGACAAGAAGAACCACGAGACCATCCTGGTGTTCGACCTCGGTGGCGGCACGTTCGATGTCAGCCTCCTCGACGTGGGCGACGGGGTCGTCGAAGTGCGATCCACCGCCGGTGACACCCACCTGGGCGGCGACGACTTCGACCGCCGGCTGGTGGACTACTTTGCCGACGAGTTCAAGAACGAGAACGGCATCGACCTGCGCAACGACCCGCAGGCGCTGCAGCGACTGTTCGAGGCGGCCGAGAAGGCGAAAATCGAGCTCAGCTCGGTGTCCCAGACCCAGGTGAGCCTGCCCTTCATCACCGCCGACGCCAGTGGGCCCAAGCACCTGACCATGACCGTGAAGCGGTCCAAGTTCGAAGACCTCACCGCTGACCTCGTTGAGCGGTGCCTCGGTCCGGTGCGTCAGGCGATGACCGACGCGAAGATCAGCGAGAACGATATCGACGAGGTCATCCTCGTGGGCGGTTCCACCCGCATCCCCGCTGTCCAATCGCTCGTCAAGCGGCTCACCGGCGGCAAGGAGCCGAACATGACGGTGAACCCCGATGAGGTGGTCGCTGTGGGCGCCGCCATCCAGGCGGGCGTCCTCAAGGGCGACGTCGACGACGTGCTGCTGCTGGATGTCACCCCGCTGTCGCTGGGTGTGGAGACCCGCGGTGGCGTGATGACGAAGATCATCGAGCGCAACACCACCATCCCCGCCCGACGCAGCGAGGTGTTCTCCACGGCCGAAGACAACCAGCCGTCGGTGGAGATCGTCGTCCTGCAGGGCGAGCGGGAGATCGCCGCGGACAACCGGGTGCTGGGCCGGTTCGAGCTCACCGGCATCCGCCCCGCTCCTCGCGGTGAAGCGCAGGTCGAGGTCACCTTCGACATCGACGCGAACGGCATCCTGAACGTGACGGCGAAGGACAAGGACACCGGCACCGAGCAGGGCATCACCATCAGTGACACCTCGAATCTGGACCAGGGCGAGATCGAACGGATGATTAAGGAAGCCGAGCAGCACCGGGCTGACGACCAGGCGCTGCGCCAGGCCGTGGACGCCCGCAACGAGCTGGACTCCGCCGCCTACCAGGTCGAGCGGGTACTGCGTGAGCTCGGCGACGCTGCACCGGAGCACGAGCGTGCCCGCGCGGAGCTGCTCATCACGCAGGCCCGCGAGGCAGTGCAGAACAACGTCGGCGAGCAGGAAGCGAAAGAGCGCACCGGCGAGCTGCTGCAGGTTGCGCAGTCCCTTGCTGCGGCCCGCGCGAACGCCAGCCACGCTGAGCAGCCCGCTCAGGACGACGAAGACGACGTCGTCGACGCCGAGTTCGACAAGTAGCACGGAGGGAGGATCGCGATGGTCGAGGGGCAGAACGAGGAGCAGAACGAGGAC from Brachybacterium huguangmaarense carries:
- the dnaK gene encoding molecular chaperone DnaK, whose product is MAKAVGIDLGTTNSVIAVWEAGEGKVIPNAEGARTTPSVVAFTEDGERLVGQLARRQSILNPKGTISSAKRFIGRSFDEIKEEANAVGFDVVEGPNGEARFNIRGKQYAPEEISAQVLRKLVDDASKFLGEKVTEAVITVPAYFNDAQRTATKDAGRIAGLEVLRIINEPTAAALAYGMDKKNHETILVFDLGGGTFDVSLLDVGDGVVEVRSTAGDTHLGGDDFDRRLVDYFADEFKNENGIDLRNDPQALQRLFEAAEKAKIELSSVSQTQVSLPFITADASGPKHLTMTVKRSKFEDLTADLVERCLGPVRQAMTDAKISENDIDEVILVGGSTRIPAVQSLVKRLTGGKEPNMTVNPDEVVAVGAAIQAGVLKGDVDDVLLLDVTPLSLGVETRGGVMTKIIERNTTIPARRSEVFSTAEDNQPSVEIVVLQGEREIAADNRVLGRFELTGIRPAPRGEAQVEVTFDIDANGILNVTAKDKDTGTEQGITISDTSNLDQGEIERMIKEAEQHRADDQALRQAVDARNELDSAAYQVERVLRELGDAAPEHERARAELLITQAREAVQNNVGEQEAKERTGELLQVAQSLAAARANASHAEQPAQDDEDDVVDAEFDK
- a CDS encoding YrdB family protein, which encodes MEAPRRVGAARDAGSLEGASPALAVALIIRFLVELALLAGAGIVAAHAADGAWRWVAVGASVIVVAVLWGLFLSPKAAIPVPAVVALAMEAVLFLGVGAALFLLGWGAPAVLGVVIWAVDRAAVAVLRR